TTGTCCGTTATAAGCTCACATTGATCATCGCCTTCGCGTATCAGAGTGATTTTTATAAGTTGCTTTTCATTCTTTGCACTTGACACCGCATGAAGAGAATTTGACACAGCTTCTAAAACAGGCAATGCCCATTGGCTTGCAGGTTTCCAACTAAGATTTGCTATTCTGCCATCAATGTCTTGTAGAAGCTGTAGCTGTTCCATTGATCCTTCCTGGCCGTGGAAACGTTTGTCAACTAACTTTACAATTCTAGCACACAAACAACAAGTTTTGTTTGCCAGTATTACCTTTGTACGGTGGAATATAAGTGTTCCTGAAACCCAACAAACACCTCTCGTATCCCTCCCACACTCCCCAGCTCCGCCACTGCATCACTCATCGAATGGTATTTCAATTCAATAAACCCAGGCAGCTTTTCCTGGTCCAGCTCACTCACCCCTAGGGCCACGTAATGGTCAAGGACAAAGGCCAGGAATTGCCGCTCCTTGGATGAATACTTCGAGAAGATGTGGTCCTTTCTGCTCTCCACACGTTCGGCTCGACTCATGGGAGCAAGTGTGAAAGCGATGTAGGCGAGAACGTCGAACAGGTCGCTGTCCTCGGCATCAATCATCTTACTGACCTCGGCAAGCTGTTCACCACCGAAGCCTTTCTCCTCAAGACCTTGAAGCAGTCGCTTCCGGGTATCCGGTTTGCTCCAGATGGCCCGCAGCTCGTCCTCGTCCTTGAAGAGTTCGGGCAGTTGCCCGTACAGGCTTTCAATGAACTGGGCTGCCGAGAGGGGTTTTCCGTCAGGACTCCAGAAGGTGGTGGCGGTCATGTGCTGGATCATCCGCTCTTTGCCATCCGCCAGCTTGATCTTCGTCTTCACCCTTTTGCCGCATATGCACGGAATCCGACCGCACTCAGGACAGGGTTCAGGCTCTCGGACACACTCGCATGGGAGCTTGCCGCATACGGGACATTCCTTGGGTGGCTTGCCCGGTGGACGAGGTTCAGGCTCGATGGGGTCGCCGTCCCACTCAGGGTCATTGAAATGCTCATATGCCTTCACGAAGTCGTAAATGGTGAAGTAGTCCTTGCCCTCGAAGAGGCGGGTACCGCGACCAACGATCTGCTTGAACTCAATGATGGAATTGATCGGACGCATCAGGACGATATTCCTGACATTGCGAGCATCTACCCCGGTGGAAAGCTTTTGGGAGGTGGTCAGTATGGTGGGGATGGTCTTGTCATTGTCCTGAAATACCCGCAGCCAGCGTTCCCCCTCCGACCCGTCATTGGCGGTCACGCGGATACAATAGTCGGGATCGCTGCTCTGCTTAGTCTGATTGACGCAGTCCCTGACCGCCAGGGCGTGTTCCTGAGTCGCACAAAAAACGAGCGTCTTTTGGGTCTGGTCGATCATATCCATGAAGAGCTTGACCCGGTAGCGCTCCCGCTCGGCGATCTCGATGACCCGATTGAAATCGCTCTCGGTGTAGCGCCTGCCTTCCTCGATGTCCCCTTCAATGACATTATCGTCAGCGGTGTATACGTACTCATCCAGGGTGGTGGCGATTTGCCTGACCTTAAACGGAGTCAGGTAGCCATCGTTGATCCCCTCTTTGAGTGAGTACACGTACACGGGGTCGCCAAAGTACGCATAGGTATCAACGTTCCCTTTGCGCTTGGGAGTCGCCGTCAGACCGAGCTGCACCGCTGGCGAAAAATAGGTCAATATCTCGCGCCAGTTGCTTTCGTCATTGGCCCCACCGCGATGACACTCGTCGATGATGATAAAATCGAAGAAATCGGGAGGATAATCCCCAAAGTTCGGGGCAGGATTGCCTGCCGCGTCCCGACCCGCCATGAAGGTCTGGAAGATCGTGAAGAAAATGCTGCCGTTTTTGGGAACCATCCCTTTCTTGCGAATCGCGTCAGGGGAGATGCGGACCAAGGCGTCTTCGGGAAATGCCGAGAAAGCATTGTATGCTTGGCTGGCGAGGATGTTTCGATCCGCCAGGAACAGGATGCGAGGTCTGCGACTCGGTTCTCCCCCGCATTTCCAGTCCTTGAGGTTCCAGCGACTTTGGAAGAGCTTCCAGGCGAGTTGGAAGGCGATGAAAGTTTTGCCTGTGCCGGTGGCGAGGGTGAGGAGGATGCGATCCCTACCTGCCGCTATGGCTTCCAGGGCTTGATTGATGGCATTGTGCTGGTAGTATCTGGCTTCCCAGCTTCCGCCTTTATCCTCGAAGGGGATGGCTGCGAACCGATCCCGCCACGTATTCTTTTGGGCAAAGGTGGATTGCCAGAGCTGGTCCGGGGTCGGGTAGGAGTCGACATAGCCTTCGGCCCCGGTGTGCATGTCTATCTGGTAGATTCCCTTCCCATTGGTGGAGTAGGCGAACCGGGCTTGCAGCATGGTCGCGTAGCGTTTGGCCTGTCCCACTCCTTCCGTGTCTGGAAGGCTGACCCGCTTGGCTTCGATAACGGCGAGCTTCTGCCCTCGGAACACCAGCACGTAATCGGCGATATCCTGCTTACTGCGCTTGCCACCCCCGATGAGCCGACCGTTGGTGATCTTTTCCCGCCTGATCCGGCTTCCTTCGACAACACCCCATCCCGCCGCCGCAAGAACTGGATCAATCAGCTCCGCCCGGGTTTCCGCTTCGTTCAGGTCATGGGGTATGGGGGAGGACATCAGTGCTCCAGGGCGTCCGGGTTGAAGTCAGTGGGGAGCTCGCCGGAAAAGGCTTTTTGGAGGAGGGATTGCTTAAGCTCATTAAGGGCTGATAGCTTGCTCTGGCAAACTTCTGCAATCGACAGTATGCTTTCACGAACTGCCAACGACTTGTCCACAAAGACTATTTGTTCATCTAGCCTGGGGAAAGGAAGCGTAAAGTCATTTATTTGTTTTGTACTTAAATTAGGTTGAGCTGATCCAGCAGATATTTTGAGGCTTTCTTCTTGCTTAGTCAGCAAGAATAAAAATAAGTAGTCAATGCTAAGTCCTATTTTGGGGACAAACCTCCCTACACGTTGATTCAGCAAGTACGTTTGGCCTGTACGATTAAAACCGACCTTGCCAGTTGTGGCCCCTGACATTGCAATAAGTAAATCACCATCATTTACTTCGTACTTTCTTAAGTCTTCCTTATAGTCTTTAGGGTCAGCAAAAACTGGTCGATTGTCACAAACTAACTCGTCCTGAATACTGGAAATCCGAAGGACTGGCATTCCTGACTGCTTAAACAAATTGCTTTTAAAAACAAACCCATTTTGCAGCTTACAGATTTCACCAAGTCTGCAGGTCTTCCAAGCACTTCCGGCTCGAAAAAAAGCATCTGTCAAATAGCTCTCGAACAACTCCCTGGCATTCGCAATATTCTTCTCAGTGTTGGCGATGGCGGCGTCGATGCGCTCAAAGGCATCGTCCAAGATGGCGACGATACGTTTTTGTTCTGTGATGGATGGTAAAAGAATCTGCAAATTAGCAATAAATTCTTCCGGTATGCGTTTATGACCGACCGCTCCAGTCATAATCCTCGCCCCAATCGTCCTGATTATTTTTTGAGACAAATAGTAAAAAATGTACTCTGGCAGAACATCGCTTTTAGATCTCAATACAATATATTCGCTTGATCCAAAGCCGATCCCGTTAGTAAGTCCCCGGGCAACTCCAACTTTTCCATTTTCGAAACAAGGAGTTATCTTTGCCAATAGTACATCATGGTCTGCAAAGTATGTATAGCTCTTGTATGCGTCGGCTAACGCTTTTTCAGAACCAAGAATTAAATCTTTAGTGTAAATTCCAAGACTATTCATGGGGACAAAAGAAACTGAATCGGAGTCTTGAAGTTTTTTCTTTGCCTCCTTCTTTGGCGGATTGATGATGCACACATCACCCATTGAAACGATAGGCCAAGAAGCCACAAAACATCCTTTAATCTCTCCAGAAAATCCGAGTTTTACACTTTCATCGCATGAATCCTGCCCGCTACTTTCAACAAATTCCCCAGAAATATTGTCTTCATCACGTTGATAAAAAACAACACCAATTCGAGCAATGTGGTCGCGAAATTTAGCGTAAGTAATATCCCTAAACACTGTCAGGTCAATCGTATAGGGTAGATCAAGCGCATCAAGCTCGTCCAGAATCTGATTCACCTCCCTCTGGGAGATGTCCTCTCCAAAAAGACTCAGGTCGATATCCGAGCCGGGCTTGTAGTTGCCTTTGGCCCGCGAACCATACAGCACTGCCTGTTTTACAACAGGATGCTTTTCGAAGACGGAATTAATCAGCTGAATCGTTTGCTCAGTGAGCCCGTAGCGCATTATTCACTCTCGGATTGTTCGTAGAACGCATTAAATTTTTTGGCCATCTTCAGAAAAGCAGGGTGGTGCTCGTCAAGGATTCTCTCGACAATCTCCTGGGCTCTTTCAAGATCGTAGGTATGGGACGAGAGGTTCCTGTCCTTGATCATCGTCATCCACGTCTCGCCGTCTTCAAGCAGACCATTTTTAAACGCCTCGCGGACAGCACCCCTTGAACCGACGATATCGCTGACCCCTTGATATTCGAGGTAGTCCTTCAAGACATTCCAGGCCAGTTCATGAGTAAATTCAAAGGACTGGATCACTCCCTGTGCTTCCAAGGTGGAAAGCTCCCGCTCCTCGGCCAGCTTGACAGCGTCGGTCAGTGTCTGGAGCGCCTTCAGGTAGTTATTGAAGCGCTGCTTCCAACGGATGTCTTCCGACATGGCTCAGCCTCCTTGCGTCGCTCCAAGAAGTGAACGGATGGAACTCAACAATTCGGCGCTCTCCGCATCCAGCGTGGCAATCTCGTCCAGAATTTCCACGGGATCGCGCAGGGGAGCTTCCTCAGGAGCATTGGGGTTCTTTACCGAGAGGTCAAACGTCGCCCTGTCAATGTCCTTCACGTCCTTGGTCCAGGACTTCTCGGAATCCGCAAAGGTCGCTTGCAGGGTCACGAACTCTGCCAAGTCGTCGTCATTAAGGGCGGTGGTCTTGCCCATCTTCCTGCCGGGATCGAGCGTGTAGTACCAGACCTTCCGCGTCGGCGCTCCCTTCTGAAAGAAGAGCACTACCGTCTTCACTCCCGCCCCGAGGAACGTGCCTCCGGGACAGTCCAGGATGGTGAACAGGTTGCAGCTTTGAAGCAATTCCTGACGTAAGGCACGAGAAGCATTGTCCAAATTGGACAGAAAAGTGTTCTTGATGACCACCGCCGCTCTGCCGCCCGCCTTCAGGTATTTGATGAAATGCTGGAGAAAGAGAAAGGCGGTCTCACCGGTCTTTATCGGGAAGTTCTGCTG
The sequence above is drawn from the Desulfovibrio sp. TomC genome and encodes:
- the hsdR gene encoding EcoAI/FtnUII family type I restriction enzme subunit R is translated as MSSPIPHDLNEAETRAELIDPVLAAAGWGVVEGSRIRREKITNGRLIGGGKRSKQDIADYVLVFRGQKLAVIEAKRVSLPDTEGVGQAKRYATMLQARFAYSTNGKGIYQIDMHTGAEGYVDSYPTPDQLWQSTFAQKNTWRDRFAAIPFEDKGGSWEARYYQHNAINQALEAIAAGRDRILLTLATGTGKTFIAFQLAWKLFQSRWNLKDWKCGGEPSRRPRILFLADRNILASQAYNAFSAFPEDALVRISPDAIRKKGMVPKNGSIFFTIFQTFMAGRDAAGNPAPNFGDYPPDFFDFIIIDECHRGGANDESNWREILTYFSPAVQLGLTATPKRKGNVDTYAYFGDPVYVYSLKEGINDGYLTPFKVRQIATTLDEYVYTADDNVIEGDIEEGRRYTESDFNRVIEIAERERYRVKLFMDMIDQTQKTLVFCATQEHALAVRDCVNQTKQSSDPDYCIRVTANDGSEGERWLRVFQDNDKTIPTILTTSQKLSTGVDARNVRNIVLMRPINSIIEFKQIVGRGTRLFEGKDYFTIYDFVKAYEHFNDPEWDGDPIEPEPRPPGKPPKECPVCGKLPCECVREPEPCPECGRIPCICGKRVKTKIKLADGKERMIQHMTATTFWSPDGKPLSAAQFIESLYGQLPELFKDEDELRAIWSKPDTRKRLLQGLEEKGFGGEQLAEVSKMIDAEDSDLFDVLAYIAFTLAPMSRAERVESRKDHIFSKYSSKERQFLAFVLDHYVALGVSELDQEKLPGFIELKYHSMSDAVAELGSVGGIREVFVGFQEHLYSTVQR
- a CDS encoding restriction endonuclease subunit S: MRYGLTEQTIQLINSVFEKHPVVKQAVLYGSRAKGNYKPGSDIDLSLFGEDISQREVNQILDELDALDLPYTIDLTVFRDITYAKFRDHIARIGVVFYQRDEDNISGEFVESSGQDSCDESVKLGFSGEIKGCFVASWPIVSMGDVCIINPPKKEAKKKLQDSDSVSFVPMNSLGIYTKDLILGSEKALADAYKSYTYFADHDVLLAKITPCFENGKVGVARGLTNGIGFGSSEYIVLRSKSDVLPEYIFYYLSQKIIRTIGARIMTGAVGHKRIPEEFIANLQILLPSITEQKRIVAILDDAFERIDAAIANTEKNIANARELFESYLTDAFFRAGSAWKTCRLGEICKLQNGFVFKSNLFKQSGMPVLRISSIQDELVCDNRPVFADPKDYKEDLRKYEVNDGDLLIAMSGATTGKVGFNRTGQTYLLNQRVGRFVPKIGLSIDYLFLFLLTKQEESLKISAGSAQPNLSTKQINDFTLPFPRLDEQIVFVDKSLAVRESILSIAEVCQSKLSALNELKQSLLQKAFSGELPTDFNPDALEH
- a CDS encoding nucleotidyltransferase substrate binding protein, which produces MSEDIRWKQRFNNYLKALQTLTDAVKLAEERELSTLEAQGVIQSFEFTHELAWNVLKDYLEYQGVSDIVGSRGAVREAFKNGLLEDGETWMTMIKDRNLSSHTYDLERAQEIVERILDEHHPAFLKMAKKFNAFYEQSESE